Proteins from a single region of Punica granatum isolate Tunisia-2019 chromosome 8, ASM765513v2, whole genome shotgun sequence:
- the LOC116187768 gene encoding uncharacterized protein LOC116187768 has product MPWVALGDFNEAATSWEKLGGSAASAKHMSLFNRMLDECALLDLGFTGPRFTWSNLWDFDDLIQERLDRVLTNVSWKLQFPEAVVTHLPKSHSDHCPILLSLNPRSIPRLSRSFRFESIWFSHGEFKGMVSHSWEEAQFDHIKAVLVFQGNVSK; this is encoded by the coding sequence ATGCCCTGGGTTGCTTTAGGAGACTTTAACGAAGCTGCTACTAGTTGGGAGAAATTAGGGGGTAGTGCTGCTTCGGCTAAACATATGTCTCTGTTCAATCGAATGTTGGATGAATGTGCCCTCCTAGACTTGGGCTTTACGGGACCACGATTTACATGGTCTAATCTTTGGGATTTCGATGATTTAATCCAAGAGAGGCTCGACCGGGTTCTCACTAATGTCTCTTGGAAGCTTCAATTCCCGGAGGCAGTGGTTACTCATCTCCCCAAATCTCATTCGGATCATTGCCCCATTCTTCTATCACTAAATCCGAGAAGTATTCCTAGACTATCGAGGAGCTTCCGGTTCGAATCAATCTGGTTTTCTCATGGCGAATTCAAGGGGATGGTTTCACATTCCTGGGAGGAGGCCCAGTTTGATCACATAAAGGCTGTTTTGGTTTTCCAAGGCAATGTTTCTAAGTAG
- the LOC116187200 gene encoding probable transcriptional regulator RABBIT EARS: MELAHQYLMSMKRRGLLRPPQLCGNFSWEEKAFADDTSGVLGGIVWPPRSYSCSFCNREFRSAQALGGHMNVHRRDRARLKQSLITTTTTSSAATPGEVQILQHQSRPNFSSPLQLPIRTRVSPVSSSKENNGDGSCIPCPNDPLMARKGSFDLLLRKEEPTCFDHGSDDTTLSVGLNDTVMGPRAFGHNGEMSFKKPKTSTSSPLALYLRPCSSDRSCSLQSSTGLKVGSVEDLDLELRLGDPRKVK, from the coding sequence ATGGAGCTAGCTCATCAGTACTTGATGTCGATGAAGCGGAGAGGACTTCTGAGACCGCCACAGCTGTGTGGTAACTTCTCGTGGGAGGAGAAGGCTTTTGCAGATGATACCTCCGGGGTCCTCGGGGGGATCGTTTGGCCCCCAAGGTCTTACTCGTGTAGCTTCTGCAACCGAGAGTTTCGATCGGCTCAAGCTCTGGGAGGTCACATGAATGTCCATAGAAGGGATAGAGCTAGGCTTAAGCAGTCCCTCATCACCACCACCACGACCTCCTCCGCTGCTACTCCCGGTGAAGTGCAAATTCTTCAACATCAAAGCCGCCCCAACTTTTCTAGTCCTTTGCAGCTTCCAATTCGAACCAGGGTTTCACCTGTGTCAAGCTCTAAGGAGAACAACGGTGATGGCAGTTGTATTCCTTGTCCGAACGATCCTTTGATGGCTCGAAAGGGATCATTTGATCTTCTCTTGAGGAAGGAAGAGCCAACATGTTTCGATCATGGTTCTGATGACACTACCCTATCTGTCGGGCTGAATGATACAGTCATGGGGCCTCGGGCCTTTGGACACAATGGGGAGATGAGCTTCAAGAAGCCTAAGACTAGTACTTCATCGCCATTGGCTCTCTATCTCAGGCCATGCTCAAGTGACCGTAGCTGTTCTCTGCAGTCATCGACCGGGCTAAAGGTTGGCTCGGTGGAGGACCTTGATCTTGAGCTCAGGCTTGGCGATCCACGAAAGGTGAAGTAG
- the LOC116188391 gene encoding uncharacterized protein LOC116188391: MSQTRAQPSHDPLKVPKLLLSSATDKPKDAVSLFFRAAFLTCLVGSILILLFSAFSPAAHRGTAHWLRLPEPPGTDPGEDHPDYAGDDSSEPTNISHIVFSIGGSVRSWPGRSRYSTLWWQPNRTRGYAWLDEDPKSHIGDNRWQVAASNSIPYRVSEDTTRFKYSSSKSAVRIARIFLETFRLNLPRVRWFVMGDDDSVFFVDNLVTVLSRYDHREMWYIGGNSESVEQDVMHSYGMAFGGGGFALSYPLAARLSKIFDGCLDRYYKFYGSDQRVWACASEIGVPLTRELGFHQIDIRGNPYGLLAAHPLAPLVSLHHIDSVDSVIPHRTKFDSLETLMSSYRVDPPRILQQSFCYNRIRKWSIAISWGYTVRIYPSLVAAHLLETPIRTFKTWRTRKDGPFTFNTRSMEPDPCSAPAVYFLDEAQEVGQAGSLTSYNRSDDGSGKECKSAEFDRVMAIRRIVVSSMRMDPEYWKMAPRRQCCEIMDRGSIKNGILRLRIKKCRPFETITI; encoded by the exons ATGAGCCAGACTCGGGCCCAGCCGAGCCACGACCCGCTGAAAGTGCCGAAGCTCCTCCTCTCATCGGCCACCGACAAGCCCAAGGACGCCGTCAGCCTCTTCTTCAGAGCCGCTTTTCTTACTTGCCTGGTTGGCTCCATCTTGATTCTCCTCTTCTCCGCCTTCAGCCCGGCGGCACACCGCGGCACAGCCCACTGGCTCCGGCTGCCCGAACCGCCTGGTACCGATCCCggggaagaccatcccgactaCGCTGGCGATGACAGCTCGGAGCCCACCAACATCTCCCATATCGTGTTCAGCATCGGAGGTTCAGTCCGCTCGTGGCCCGGCCGCAGCCGCTACTCCACCCTGTGGTGGCAGCCGAACCGGACGCGAGGATACGCCTGGTTGGATGAGGACCCGAAGAGCCATATCGGAGATAACAGGTGGCAGGTGGCCGCGAGTAACTCTATCCCGTACCGTGTGTCGGAGGATACGACACGGTTCAAGTACTCCAGCTCGAAATCGGCGGTGCGGATCGCCCGGATTTTCCTCGAGACATTCAGATTGAATTTGCCCCGTGTTCGGTGGTTCGTCATGGGGGACGATGACTCCGTGTTTTTTGTGGATAACTTGGTCACGGTGTTGTCGAG gTACGACCACAGAGAGATGTGGTACATAGGAGGGAACTCGGAGAGCGTGGAACAGGACGTGATGCACTCGTACGGGATGGCCTTTGGCGGTGGCGGGTTCGCTCTCAGTTACCCGCTGGCTGCCCGACTGTCCAAAATATTTGACGGCTGCCTCGATCGGTACTACAAGTTCTACGGTTCCGATCAGCGGGTGTGGGCTTGTGCAAGCGAGATCGGCGTGCCCCTCACCAGGGAATTGGGCTTCCACCAG ATTGATATCAGAGGGAATCCTTACGGCCTTTTGGCGGCCCATCCGCTGGCACCGCTCGTAAGCCTCCACCACATAGATTCGGTGGACTCCGTAATCCCCCACCGGACCAAGTTCGACTCCCTCGAGACACTCATGAGCTCTTATAGGGTCGACCCGCCTCGGATCCTCCAGCAGAGCTTCTGCTACAATAGAATCAGGAAATGGTCCATCGCGATATCATGGGGATACACAGTTCGGATATATCCGTCGCTCGTTGCGGCTCATTTGCTGGAGACACCGATACGGACGTTTAAGACGTGGCGGACCCGGAAAGATGGGCCGTTCACGTTCAATACCAGGTCCATGGAGCCCGACCCTTGCAGTGCACCAGCGGTTTACTTCCTTGACGAGGCTCAGGAGGTGGGTCAAGCTGGGTCTTTGACCAGCTACAATAGGTCCGATGACGGGTCAGGGAAGGAGTGCAAGAGTGCGGAGTTTGACCGGGTTATGGCGATTCGGAGGATCGTGGTCTCTTCGATGAGGATGGACCCCGAGTATTGGAAGATG GCACCACGAAGACAATGCTGCGAGATTATGGATCGGGGAAGCATTAAAAATGGGATATTGCGTCTTAGGATTAAGAAATGCAGGCCCTTTGAGACCATTACCATCTag
- the LOC116187400 gene encoding ultraviolet-B receptor UVR8 isoform X1 — MNGEGQVLEEESVKMEEPKERLVHMWGYLPGALPQRSPLLSPVVVRLPASVGAAGSSWKDVCGGGCGFAMAISDSGKLITWGSTDDLGQSYVTSGKHGETPEPFPLRTDASIVNAAAGWAHCVAVTDVGEVYTWGWKECVPSGKVFGDSSVSRSLEKDALDRHTSFLSEQVSPRPQGLRSSSGTGTLSAGDSKGSGEEGTKRRRVSTAKQAAESSSSSEETLSALPCLVALNPGVRIVAVAAGGRHTLALSDMGQVWGWGYGGEGQLGLGSRIRMVSSPHPIPCVETSSYAKERSMTLPRGSVSSEMQSYRVPGTYVKQIACGGRHSAVITDAGALLTFGWGLYGQCGQGSTDDELSPTCVSSLLGIPIVAVAAGLWHTICISADGDVYSFGGNQFGQLGTGSDQAETLPRLLDASILENVHTKAVSCGARHSAVIADDGKVFCWGWNKYGQLGLGDVIDRNIPSEVTIEGCIPKKVACGWWHTLLLSDSLT, encoded by the exons ATGAATGGAGAGGGGCAGGTCTTGGAAGAGGAGAGCGTGAAAATGGAGGAGCCCAAGGAGAGGTTGGTCCACATGTGGGGGTACCTTCCGGGGGCCCTGCCCCAGAGGTCGCCGCTCCTGTCCCCGGTGGTCGTTAGGTTGCCGGCTTCGGTTGGAGCTGCTGGGAGCTCGTGGAAGGACGTGTGCGGTGGCGGCTGCGGATTCGCTATGGCCATTTCAG ATTCTGGGAAGCTCATAACATGGGGTTCAACTGATGATCTCGGCCAAAGCTACGTTACGTCTGGAAAGCATGGG GAAACACCGGAACCATTTCCTCTCCGGACGGATGCTTCTATAGTGAATGCGGCAGCTGGTTGGGCCCATTGCGTTGCTGTTACAG ATGTTGGAGAAGTATACACGTGGGGCTGGAAAGAGTGTGTTCCCTCTGGTAAGGTCTTTGGAGATTCTTCTGTCAGTAGAAGTCTAGAAAAGGATGCATTGGACAGACACACCTCCTTCCTGAGTGAACAAG TGAGCCCTCGACCTCAAGGCTTGAGATCCAGCAGTGGTACGGGCACCTTATCTGCTGGTGATAGCAAAGGCAGTGGAGAAGAAGGCACGAAGAGAAGAAGGGTTTCAACGGCTAAACAAGCAGCTGAAAGCTCATCCTCTTCTGAAGAGACTCTCTCGGCTTTGCCTTGTTTAGTGGCATTGAATCCTGGAGTGCGGATTGTGGCTGTTGCAGCTGGGGGACGCCACACTCTTGCCTTATCAG ATATGGGACAGGTTTGGGGTTGGGGATATGGAGGTGAAGGACAGCTCGGTTTGGGCTCCAGGATACGGATGGTGTCCTCTCCGCATCCGATACCTTGTGTAGAAACATCTTCATATGCAAAGGAAAGGTCTATGACCCTTCCTCGAGGAAGTGTGAGCTCTGAAATGCAAAGTTACCGAGTCCCTGGGACTTATGTGAAGCAGATTGCATGCGGTGGACGGCACAGTGCAGTAATCACAG ATGCAGGAGCTCTTCTGACTTTTGGCTGGGGACTCTATGGACAG TGTGGACAAGGAAGTACCGATGATGAATTGAGCCCAACATGCGTATCGTCTTTACTCGGCATCCCAATAGTAGCTGTCGCTGCAGGTCTTTGGCATACCATCTGCATATCTGCTGATGGTGATGTCTATTCATTTGGCGGGAATCAGTTCGGGCAGTTGGGAACTGGTTCTGATCAAGCTGAG ACTCTGCCTAGGCTGTTGGATGCTTCAATCTTGGAAAATGTCCACACAAAAGCTGTCTCTTGTGGAGCTCGACACTCTGCAGTGATCGCAG ACGATGGTAAAGTTTTCTGCTGGGGATGGAACAAATACGGGCAG CTTGGGTTAGGTGATGTGATTGACCGCAACATTCCCTCTGAAGTGACAATCGAAGGATGCATCCCGAAGAAAGTGGCCTGTGGATGGTGGCACACTCTACTGCTGTCCGACTCACTGACGTGA
- the LOC116187400 gene encoding ultraviolet-B receptor UVR8 isoform X2 has protein sequence MNGEGQVLEEESVKMEEPKERLVHMWGYLPGALPQRSPLLSPVVVRLPASVGAAGSSWKDVCGGGCGFAMAISDSGKLITWGSTDDLGQSYVTSGKHGETPEPFPLRTDASIVNAAAGWAHCVAVTDVGEVYTWGWKECVPSGKVFGDSSVSRSLEKDALDRHTSFLSEQVSPRPQGLRSSSGTGTLSAGDSKGSGEEGTKRRRVSTAKQAAESSSSSEETLSALPCLVALNPGVRIVAVAAGGRHTLALSDMGQVWGWGYGGEGQLGLGSRIRMVSSPHPIPCVETSSYAKERSMTLPRGSVSSEMQSYRVPGTYVKQIACGGRHSAVITDAGALLTFGWGLYGQCGQGSTDDELSPTCVSSLLGIPIVAVAAGLWHTICISADGDVYSFGGNQFGQLGTGSDQAETLPRLLDASILENVHTKAVSCGARHSAVIADDGKVFCWGWNKYGQMSILVAFHSLG, from the exons ATGAATGGAGAGGGGCAGGTCTTGGAAGAGGAGAGCGTGAAAATGGAGGAGCCCAAGGAGAGGTTGGTCCACATGTGGGGGTACCTTCCGGGGGCCCTGCCCCAGAGGTCGCCGCTCCTGTCCCCGGTGGTCGTTAGGTTGCCGGCTTCGGTTGGAGCTGCTGGGAGCTCGTGGAAGGACGTGTGCGGTGGCGGCTGCGGATTCGCTATGGCCATTTCAG ATTCTGGGAAGCTCATAACATGGGGTTCAACTGATGATCTCGGCCAAAGCTACGTTACGTCTGGAAAGCATGGG GAAACACCGGAACCATTTCCTCTCCGGACGGATGCTTCTATAGTGAATGCGGCAGCTGGTTGGGCCCATTGCGTTGCTGTTACAG ATGTTGGAGAAGTATACACGTGGGGCTGGAAAGAGTGTGTTCCCTCTGGTAAGGTCTTTGGAGATTCTTCTGTCAGTAGAAGTCTAGAAAAGGATGCATTGGACAGACACACCTCCTTCCTGAGTGAACAAG TGAGCCCTCGACCTCAAGGCTTGAGATCCAGCAGTGGTACGGGCACCTTATCTGCTGGTGATAGCAAAGGCAGTGGAGAAGAAGGCACGAAGAGAAGAAGGGTTTCAACGGCTAAACAAGCAGCTGAAAGCTCATCCTCTTCTGAAGAGACTCTCTCGGCTTTGCCTTGTTTAGTGGCATTGAATCCTGGAGTGCGGATTGTGGCTGTTGCAGCTGGGGGACGCCACACTCTTGCCTTATCAG ATATGGGACAGGTTTGGGGTTGGGGATATGGAGGTGAAGGACAGCTCGGTTTGGGCTCCAGGATACGGATGGTGTCCTCTCCGCATCCGATACCTTGTGTAGAAACATCTTCATATGCAAAGGAAAGGTCTATGACCCTTCCTCGAGGAAGTGTGAGCTCTGAAATGCAAAGTTACCGAGTCCCTGGGACTTATGTGAAGCAGATTGCATGCGGTGGACGGCACAGTGCAGTAATCACAG ATGCAGGAGCTCTTCTGACTTTTGGCTGGGGACTCTATGGACAG TGTGGACAAGGAAGTACCGATGATGAATTGAGCCCAACATGCGTATCGTCTTTACTCGGCATCCCAATAGTAGCTGTCGCTGCAGGTCTTTGGCATACCATCTGCATATCTGCTGATGGTGATGTCTATTCATTTGGCGGGAATCAGTTCGGGCAGTTGGGAACTGGTTCTGATCAAGCTGAG ACTCTGCCTAGGCTGTTGGATGCTTCAATCTTGGAAAATGTCCACACAAAAGCTGTCTCTTGTGGAGCTCGACACTCTGCAGTGATCGCAG ACGATGGTAAAGTTTTCTGCTGGGGATGGAACAAATACGGGCAG ATGTCAATTCTCGTTGCATTTCACAGCTTGGGTTAG